From Mycoplasma sp. 2045, a single genomic window includes:
- a CDS encoding lipoprotein 17-related variable surface protein, whose protein sequence is MKKSRKIFLSFGGVIASSLFLVSAINAANQENWNEFQRTAAEELKTFIEQQKKGDTTSWTEIEQWIGNLKMPEKHKTSRKYKEIIDFAIDKNQLQSVYDFFIQLPSFNQINDENSKNKWIQEIENWFLDRYYLYADTYYENKKGSLEWRFMPNEAITDEDHAAENAIEVFDQKIKDLTTFKTLSEYRGRFNTFQEFEKFILDELQAELKKEVYNAPRAYYDNFVTILKNATVDPNDSNNLNRNIPQDLSNTLLNWLKNSQNLNADEKAKGGNHDKALELLGDNGLIGINNKIAEIRTKLATYQAKKASFDYKFEPDEPEKTDFDNEKEKLTTQLQELQKKLNELNTAINGTISSTGWDRKKRKILNLTTTNEELATGLNTYIVAEDKLEGLLKYREKVAELQKILSDSSLSDEQKKHYTERIDSLGDNADNYAELQTIGDEIKNSIEADSNVEEIINKFSLWTNEQQKDPYREQIKNVYKDSNLNEQAKSAKIEQIEQQIFSKMKENANNLIDQTSLGNTEKNTYKTLINSENMDKNINPYDFPLLKTITKAKIDNLDSLNPAQKEYFKTKIDDSKTNDATKLNAILTEAETVNQKMNDYKKTFKDDSNSDATNVAKIKKITDYTEADSDKKTAFDNALDQRNTDLTSSTDNLTIEQINQKIAALKQAREDLNGDENLAEAKKQAKNKLDTAYTYLNNAQKEDAINKIEALTTVNAVNNQDAENKKLDDAMKSYSQSPADIESIRTTTDYTQADNQNTLENLITTKENDINKTSGSNLTLEQVNGKITALNDAVTALNGDERLKAAKDEAIRKINSEYSYLTQKQKEKAIELINSKNTIEDVNNQDTTNKALDSSMKTLKDYISNQEKVTSSNDYTYTTNDLRAAYDGNPTKNNNVKSGAIKEAEDLVTALNTENNSDLMNKATVDALNEKIKAAINALNGQERYEAEVARLNGLNTATAKVKDNIKTTDTASEISNDEIEFNNDTLPKDAKPVDLVISNPNEVTGKLELSYKYQSTKENLESVQSSKTYTLNNDDALSTLTEQERLDQLVQDEAVTKTVDFNGTDKKSFAVSDLTKDNFTTSITPTNNAKVIIDKIEPDPDDPSGAIVTYKLESTKDNLDNQKVVSNKSLTTKITGFMTSEEKEQKTINSYNASNFLGTPDPLAQASEFVNKLSEVNIAFDRNDNVDHSNETVVVKSIKSWDDRTGTLVANFVVQSNKNSKVLTSDLKTITINGYMTEEERLNDLLRNRSKNFEFNGDKPQNKTTVDEVELAQLSGYLAGSNNKVKLIIDEITARDSQYGTVTFKYHLLSTRTDIPNNEIVSQSRTYSLSLFQTTAQREKENEKETENLNAKGIDDLEINVTKNKLASEYNADEITLSAKDSNISVIDKKIIGYNDITGEIKLSYKLKSNQSNVESDTKEIILSGFKTESQRLNELLNTLSKEDISFDGTKKDQLPSVAPANNKNNYAYDETKKTTNKANIEINSITPNNQAGENTLNLKLISTKTQNELVSNWEIDNFVAPESNNKNSVIDGFRTKEEQDRIDRDAEKERLNNLTVVLDYEDKNETLPSDAVIKKVIKTIKETNPEARVVIDNIDARNEIDGSIRIQYHLVSEKSDEIYQDVTSENKYAQINGFKTEQMRLDEIMQNLTIEAGIKNISSDKYNKLKASKLLKDLILNKLTTNQDTSYNLKVVDKSANDNTGEISYTWQIISNRGVVNSQNLDTVTSSDQYNKSGTLSGFKTLEQIEKERLDSLDFSDKVENGFIYRIDYPNKANEQASSLTDATTNWTWDTLNKDNYEFINQKIVGYNDLTGEIRLSFQIKSTKPDFDSVVSDTKEIIITGFETELQRLNKLVDTNPYNISLNNTVNKENKKASTLNKDDFSASIKENANNTSDHSSDLLLTDANDNTGQIGVKYKLISNRQVNTDQTDLKKLVSNWKETFNEQKVISKESTPVNFTGFLTNIEEEKRRIENFLPKIVLDFANRDQYLPLYNKNDVIDSKVIVKLNNDETLEQNHIKVKEDSLTITERDDREGYIKVTYTLQSTKPGLEGAEIIVNETRSANTNKLSGFKTELQRLEDLVFDFNNSVSDKNKKQASDTTITISNLNKNDAKTTNIRISNKTRDERNGTLSGTYSIYSTRDGLNDIHVDDKEFTINGFLTEQERINNLLADDTVQAHVEYKLDNQAKILPSELLANKDEVLNNLSTYFDMNLDNEAINQANLKIIELSADDTNGSITFKYKIASTKENFPDIESENFKTITLSGFLNELDKYKKEAKKTIDALQNISETQKAAAKAKVEKQNTIDNVNNIVSNTTAVDDALGTIKDIAPVKEKVQFKEADADKQNALTKALDNLASLESKEDFQNAVENLQDKVQALKDAHKALNGDSNLAKAKADAIAAIDKLSYLSEAQKDAAKTDINAKEAIVDVNNIVNNATLMNNAKEALDKASKAQKTIAYTEASEQPKTNFDEAKANVEAIKDITNFNEPVDNIVDLTNKLNNAIAALDGSVSLDAAKEEALKELAKLSYLSDSEKSKASEAIKNATDAESLAKAISDANALNKTNYDAKVSELDNLTNEYLQSTYGTAKSNKLREKMEEALAKFAAKSFEDTNGAEAIAKSKNLLSLVDYITTDVSKPKFNTSSEASSLSNIDQFSKALNDNNYFNIATKDKSQIKADDVKNLKQIISNIAKINNLNVLTTAIVKSLKETSPILIWPYFVAASAVTWLIGMLIFVFGRKK, encoded by the coding sequence AAAACACTTAGTGAATATCGCGGAAGATTTAATACTTTTCAAGAATTTGAAAAGTTTATTTTAGACGAACTTCAAGCAGAATTAAAAAAAGAAGTTTATAATGCTCCACGAGCATATTATGATAATTTTGTAACTATTTTAAAAAATGCAACTGTAGATCCAAATGATTCAAATAATTTAAATAGAAATATTCCACAGGATTTAAGTAATACATTATTGAATTGATTAAAAAATAGTCAAAACTTAAATGCTGATGAAAAAGCTAAGGGTGGAAACCATGACAAAGCTTTGGAATTATTAGGGGATAATGGATTAATTGGAATAAATAACAAAATTGCTGAAATTAGAACCAAATTAGCTACTTATCAAGCAAAAAAAGCTTCTTTTGATTATAAATTTGAACCTGATGAACCTGAAAAAACTGATTTTGATAATGAAAAAGAAAAATTAACAACTCAATTGCAAGAATTACAAAAAAAATTAAATGAATTGAACACAGCTATTAATGGAACAATTAGTAGTACAGGTTGAGACAGGAAGAAACGAAAAATATTAAATTTAACTACTACTAATGAAGAATTAGCAACAGGTTTAAACACTTATATAGTTGCTGAAGATAAATTAGAAGGTTTATTAAAATACAGAGAAAAAGTTGCAGAATTACAAAAAATACTTTCAGATTCTTCATTATCTGATGAGCAAAAAAAACACTATACTGAAAGAATCGATAGTTTGGGTGATAATGCAGATAATTATGCTGAGTTGCAAACTATAGGAGACGAGATCAAAAATTCAATTGAAGCAGATTCAAATGTAGAAGAAATTATAAATAAATTTAGTTTATGAACTAACGAACAACAAAAAGATCCTTATCGTGAACAAATTAAAAACGTTTATAAAGATTCAAATTTGAACGAACAAGCTAAAAGTGCCAAAATTGAACAAATTGAACAACAAATTTTTAGCAAAATGAAAGAAAATGCTAATAATTTAATTGATCAAACTTCTTTAGGAAACACAGAAAAAAACACATATAAAACTTTAATTAATTCTGAAAATATGGATAAAAATATTAATCCATATGATTTCCCTCTACTTAAAACAATTACAAAAGCTAAAATAGATAATTTAGATAGTTTAAATCCAGCACAAAAAGAATATTTTAAAACTAAAATTGATGATTCAAAAACTAATGATGCGACAAAATTAAATGCAATTTTAACTGAAGCAGAAACAGTAAATCAAAAAATGAATGATTATAAAAAAACATTCAAAGATGATTCAAACAGTGATGCAACCAATGTAGCAAAAATTAAGAAAATCACTGATTATACTGAAGCAGATAGTGATAAAAAAACCGCTTTTGATAATGCTTTAGATCAAAGAAACACTGATTTAACAAGTTCAACTGACAATTTAACAATTGAACAAATTAATCAAAAAATTGCAGCTTTAAAACAAGCAAGAGAAGATTTAAATGGTGATGAAAATCTAGCAGAAGCTAAAAAACAAGCAAAAAATAAATTAGATACTGCTTACACATATTTAAATAATGCGCAAAAAGAAGATGCAATTAATAAAATTGAAGCATTAACAACTGTAAATGCTGTTAATAATCAAGATGCTGAAAATAAAAAACTTGACGATGCTATGAAAAGTTATAGTCAAAGTCCAGCTGATATAGAATCAATTAGAACAACTACTGATTATACTCAAGCAGATAATCAAAATACTTTAGAAAATTTAATTACTACTAAAGAAAATGACATTAATAAAACGAGTGGGTCTAATTTAACTTTAGAGCAAGTAAATGGAAAAATTACAGCACTTAATGATGCAGTTACTGCTTTAAATGGTGATGAGAGATTAAAAGCTGCTAAAGATGAAGCGATTAGAAAAATTAATTCTGAATATTCATATTTAACACAAAAACAAAAAGAAAAAGCAATTGAATTAATTAATAGCAAAAATACTATTGAAGATGTTAATAATCAAGATACAACTAATAAGGCTTTAGATTCTTCAATGAAGACTTTAAAAGACTATATTTCTAATCAAGAAAAAGTTACTTCAAGCAATGATTACACTTATACCACTAATGATTTAAGAGCTGCTTATGATGGTAACCCAACTAAAAATAACAATGTAAAAAGTGGTGCGATTAAAGAAGCAGAAGATTTAGTAACTGCTTTAAATACTGAAAACAATTCTGATTTGATGAATAAAGCAACAGTTGACGCTTTAAACGAAAAAATTAAAGCGGCAATTAATGCTTTAAATGGACAAGAACGTTATGAAGCTGAAGTTGCAAGATTAAATGGATTAAATACTGCAACTGCCAAAGTTAAAGATAATATAAAAACAACTGATACAGCAAGCGAAATTTCAAATGATGAAATTGAATTTAATAATGATACTCTTCCAAAAGATGCTAAACCAGTTGACTTAGTTATTTCAAATCCAAATGAAGTAACAGGTAAATTAGAATTAAGTTACAAATATCAATCAACTAAAGAAAATCTTGAAAGTGTTCAATCAAGTAAAACTTATACTTTAAATAATGATGATGCCTTAAGCACTTTAACTGAACAGGAAAGATTAGATCAATTAGTTCAAGATGAAGCTGTTACTAAAACTGTTGATTTTAATGGCACAGATAAAAAATCTTTTGCTGTTAGTGACTTAACTAAAGATAATTTTACAACCTCTATTACTCCAACTAATAATGCTAAAGTAATTATCGATAAAATTGAACCTGATCCAGATGATCCAAGTGGGGCAATTGTAACTTATAAATTAGAATCAACCAAAGATAACTTAGATAATCAAAAAGTTGTTTCAAACAAAAGTTTAACTACTAAAATAACTGGATTTATGACCAGCGAAGAAAAAGAACAAAAAACTATTAATAGCTATAATGCAAGTAATTTTTTAGGCACTCCTGATCCTCTTGCACAAGCATCAGAATTCGTAAATAAATTATCAGAAGTTAATATTGCTTTTGATCGTAATGATAATGTTGATCATTCAAATGAAACCGTTGTGGTTAAATCAATTAAATCTTGAGATGATAGAACTGGAACATTAGTAGCTAATTTTGTGGTGCAAAGTAATAAAAATAGTAAAGTTCTTACTTCAGATCTTAAAACTATAACTATTAATGGCTATATGACTGAAGAGGAAAGATTAAATGATTTATTAAGAAATAGATCTAAAAATTTTGAATTTAATGGTGATAAACCACAAAACAAAACTACTGTAGATGAAGTTGAATTAGCACAATTATCAGGTTACTTAGCAGGATCAAATAATAAAGTTAAATTAATAATTGATGAAATTACTGCAAGAGATAGCCAATACGGCACAGTTACTTTCAAATATCATCTCTTATCTACACGAACAGATATTCCAAATAACGAGATTGTTTCTCAGTCAAGAACTTATTCTTTAAGTCTTTTTCAAACTACTGCTCAGAGAGAAAAAGAAAATGAGAAAGAAACAGAAAATTTAAATGCTAAAGGAATTGATGATTTAGAAATAAATGTAACTAAAAATAAATTAGCTTCTGAATATAATGCTGATGAAATTACTTTAAGTGCCAAAGATTCTAACATTAGTGTAATTGATAAAAAAATTATTGGTTACAATGACATTACTGGTGAAATTAAACTTTCATATAAACTAAAAAGTAATCAAAGCAATGTGGAATCTGATACCAAAGAAATTATTCTTAGTGGCTTTAAAACTGAAAGTCAAAGATTAAATGAACTTTTAAATACTTTAAGTAAAGAAGATATTAGTTTTGATGGAACTAAAAAGGACCAATTACCTTCAGTTGCACCAGCTAATAATAAAAATAATTATGCTTATGATGAAACTAAAAAAACTACCAACAAAGCTAATATAGAAATTAATTCAATTACTCCAAATAATCAAGCTGGAGAAAATACTTTAAATCTCAAATTAATTTCAACTAAAACACAAAATGAATTAGTTTCAAATTGAGAAATTGATAATTTTGTTGCCCCTGAAAGTAATAATAAAAACTCAGTAATTGATGGTTTTAGAACTAAGGAAGAGCAAGATAGAATAGATCGCGATGCAGAAAAAGAACGTTTAAATAATTTAACTGTTGTATTAGATTATGAAGATAAAAATGAAACCTTACCTTCAGATGCAGTTATTAAAAAAGTAATTAAAACTATTAAAGAAACTAATCCAGAAGCTAGAGTTGTAATTGATAATATTGATGCAAGAAATGAAATTGATGGTTCTATTAGAATCCAATACCATTTAGTTTCTGAAAAAAGCGATGAAATTTATCAAGATGTAACTTCAGAGAATAAATATGCACAAATTAATGGCTTTAAGACTGAGCAAATGCGTCTTGATGAAATCATGCAAAACTTAACAATTGAAGCTGGAATTAAAAATATTTCAAGCGACAAATATAATAAATTAAAGGCATCAAAATTATTAAAAGATTTAATTTTAAATAAATTAACAACTAATCAAGATACAAGCTATAACTTAAAAGTAGTAGATAAATCAGCTAATGATAATACAGGTGAAATTAGTTATACTTGACAAATTATTTCTAATAGAGGTGTGGTTAACTCACAAAACTTGGATACTGTAACTTCAAGCGACCAATATAACAAATCAGGTACTTTAAGTGGCTTTAAAACTTTAGAGCAAATTGAAAAAGAAAGATTAGATTCTCTTGATTTTAGTGACAAAGTTGAAAATGGTTTTATTTATCGTATTGATTATCCAAATAAAGCAAATGAACAAGCTTCAAGTTTAACAGATGCAACAACTAATTGAACTTGAGATACATTAAATAAAGATAATTATGAATTCATTAATCAAAAAATTGTTGGTTACAATGATTTAACTGGTGAAATTCGTTTAAGTTTTCAAATTAAATCAACTAAACCAGACTTTGATTCTGTAGTTTCTGATACTAAAGAAATTATTATTACTGGATTTGAAACAGAATTACAAAGATTAAATAAATTAGTTGATACTAATCCATATAATATTTCATTAAATAACACTGTTAATAAAGAAAATAAAAAAGCTTCAACTTTAAATAAAGATGATTTTAGTGCTTCAATTAAAGAAAATGCTAACAATACAAGCGATCATAGCTCTGATTTACTTCTAACAGATGCTAATGATAATACAGGTCAAATTGGAGTTAAATACAAATTAATTTCAAATAGACAAGTAAATACTGATCAAACTGATTTGAAAAAATTAGTAAGCAATTGAAAAGAAACATTCAATGAACAAAAAGTAATTTCTAAAGAATCAACTCCTGTTAATTTCACTGGCTTCTTAACTAATATCGAAGAAGAGAAAAGAAGAATTGAAAACTTCTTACCAAAAATTGTGCTTGATTTTGCAAATCGTGATCAATACTTACCACTTTATAATAAAAATGATGTAATTGATTCAAAAGTAATTGTTAAATTAAACAATGATGAAACTTTAGAACAAAATCACATTAAAGTTAAAGAAGATTCATTAACTATTACCGAACGTGATGATCGTGAAGGATATATCAAAGTAACTTATACCTTGCAATCAACTAAACCAGGTTTAGAAGGTGCAGAAATTATTGTTAATGAAACAAGAAGTGCTAATACTAATAAATTAAGTGGTTTTAAAACTGAATTACAAAGATTAGAAGATCTAGTTTTTGATTTTAATAACAGTGTTAGTGATAAAAATAAAAAACAAGCTTCAGATACTACAATTACTATCAGTAATTTAAATAAAAATGATGCTAAAACCACAAATATTAGAATTAGTAATAAAACCCGTGATGAAAGAAATGGTACTTTAAGCGGTACTTATAGCATTTATTCAACAAGAGACGGTTTAAATGACATTCATGTTGATGATAAAGAATTCACTATTAACGGATTTTTAACTGAACAAGAAAGAATTAATAATTTATTAGCTGATGATACAGTTCAAGCCCATGTTGAATATAAATTAGATAATCAAGCTAAAATTTTACCTTCAGAATTATTAGCTAATAAAGATGAAGTATTAAATAATCTAAGTACATATTTTGATATGAACTTAGATAATGAAGCGATTAATCAAGCTAATTTAAAAATTATTGAGTTAAGTGCTGATGATACCAATGGCTCAATTACCTTTAAATATAAAATTGCTTCGACTAAAGAAAACTTCCCTGATATTGAATCAGAAAACTTCAAAACTATTACTTTAAGTGGTTTCTTAAATGAATTAGACAAGTATAAAAAAGAAGCTAAGAAAACTATTGATGCATTACAAAACATCTCAGAAACACAAAAAGCTGCTGCTAAAGCTAAAGTTGAAAAACAAAACACAATTGACAATGTAAATAACATTGTTTCAAATACAACAGCAGTTGATGACGCTCTAGGAACAATTAAAGACATTGCCCCAGTTAAAGAAAAAGTTCAATTCAAAGAAGCTGATGCAGACAAACAAAATGCATTAACTAAAGCGTTAGATAATTTAGCTTCATTAGAAAGCAAAGAAGACTTCCAGAACGCTGTAGAAAACTTACAAGACAAAGTACAAGCTCTTAAAGATGCTCACAAAGCATTAAATGGAGATTCAAACTTAGCAAAAGCTAAAGCAGATGCTATTGCTGCTATTGATAAGTTAAGTTACTTATCAGAAGCACAAAAAGATGCTGCTAAAACTGATATTAATGCTAAAGAAGCTATTGTAGATGTAAATAACATTGTAAACAATGCTACTTTAATGAATAATGCTAAAGAAGCTCTAGATAAAGCTTCTAAAGCACAAAAAACAATTGCTTACACAGAAGCTTCAGAACAACCAAAAACTAACTTTGATGAAGCTAAAGCTAATGTAGAAGCAATTAAAGATATTACTAACTTTAATGAGCCAGTAGATAATATCGTTGATTTAACAAATAAATTAAACAATGCAATTGCTGCTCTTGATGGAAGTGTAAGCTTAGATGCTGCTAAAGAAGAAGCTCTTAAAGAACTTGCTAAACTTTCATACTTATCGGATTCAGAAAAATCCAAAGCTTCTGAAGCTATTAAAAACGCTACAGATGCTGAATCATTAGCTAAAGCAATTTCAGATGCTAATGCTCTTAATAAAACTAACTATGATGCAAAAGTAAGTGAATTAGATAACTTAACTAATGAATACTTACAAAGTACATATGGGACAGCTAAATCAAATAAATTAAGAGAAAAAATGGAAGAAGCATTAGCAAAATTTGCTGCTAAATCATTTGAAGATACAAATGGTGCAGAAGCTATTGCTAAATCTAAAAACTTACTTAGTTTAGTTGATTACATCACAACAGATGTATCAAAACCTAAATTTAATACATCATCAGAAGCTTCATCATTAAGCAATATTGACCAGTTCTCAAAAGCTTTAAATGATAATAATTACTTTAACATTGCTACAAAAGATAAATCACAAATTAAAGCTGATGATGTTAAAAACTTAAAACAAATTATTTCTAATATTGCAAAGATTAACAACTTAAACGTACTTACAACAGCGATTGTAAAATCATTAAAAGAAACATCACCAATCTTAATCTGACCATACTTTGTAGCTGCTTCAGCTGTAACTTGATTAATTGGTATGTTAATCTTTGTATTTGGTAGAAAGAAATAA